From a single Sphingosinicellaceae bacterium genomic region:
- a CDS encoding GDP-mannose 4,6-dehydratase — protein sequence MASRVLITGLSGFTGRYVADALRAGGHEIIDPEVASPGFDLKEPESLAKALAASKPDAVIHLAAISFVGHSDPADFYRVNTIGTVNLLEALVRAPIPVRKVVIASSANIYGNALVSPIDETSTPAPVNHYACSKLAMEHLVRQWFDRLPIIVTRPFNYTGRGQGAQFLVPKIVGHFARREPVLELGNLDVARDFSDVRDVAGLYAELLLSAAEGEIVNVCSGRAYSLQWIVDTCSAITGHELEVRVNPAFVRADEIKSLVGSTAKLDAQVSVLRRELDLTLAWMLSPGDYGA from the coding sequence GTGGCGTCGCGGGTGCTCATCACCGGCCTGTCGGGATTTACCGGACGGTATGTGGCGGATGCGTTGCGTGCCGGCGGCCATGAGATCATCGATCCCGAAGTCGCCAGTCCGGGTTTCGATTTGAAGGAGCCGGAATCGCTCGCCAAAGCTCTCGCAGCTTCCAAACCGGACGCTGTGATCCACTTGGCGGCAATTAGCTTTGTCGGGCACAGCGACCCGGCTGACTTTTACCGCGTCAACACTATCGGCACGGTCAATCTGCTCGAAGCTCTAGTGCGCGCGCCGATCCCGGTCCGCAAGGTCGTCATCGCCAGCAGCGCCAACATCTATGGAAATGCACTCGTCTCGCCGATCGACGAGACGAGTACGCCGGCTCCTGTCAATCATTATGCCTGCAGCAAGTTGGCAATGGAGCATTTGGTACGTCAATGGTTTGACCGGCTGCCAATTATCGTAACGCGTCCATTCAACTATACCGGCCGCGGTCAGGGTGCGCAGTTCCTCGTCCCAAAGATCGTCGGTCATTTCGCCCGCCGTGAGCCGGTCCTTGAGCTCGGCAATCTCGACGTCGCCCGCGATTTCAGCGACGTCCGCGACGTCGCCGGCCTTTACGCCGAGTTGCTGTTGTCCGCAGCCGAGGGCGAGATCGTTAACGTCTGCTCCGGCCGTGCCTATTCCCTCCAATGGATCGTCGACACCTGTTCAGCGATCACCGGCCACGAGCTTGAGGTCCGCGTCAATCCGGCCTTTGTCCGCGCCGATGAGATCAAATCGCTCGTTGGGAGCACCGCCAAATTGGACGCACAGGTCTCGGTCTTGAGGCGGGAGTTAGACCTCACTTTGGCGTGGATGTTGAGTCCCGGAGACTACGGCGCATGA
- a CDS encoding dTDP-4-dehydrorhamnose 3,5-epimerase family protein: protein MEPPARDRATDGGHPGLGGAFCRRYPGAANQLMRFAATDIEGAFIVELDIRSDERGGFARIFCGEEFAAAGIDFRPMQVNLSRNTAGHTLRGLHTQDIRYAEAKLVQCVRGRIFDVAVDVRSGSPTYGHVVTVDLAATGNRLFFIPPGCAHGFLTLTADSDLVYYMGTPFVRDVGIGLRWDDPAFAIDWPARPAVISARDATYPDFVANSGAT from the coding sequence ATGGAACCTCCGGCCCGAGATCGAGCGACAGATGGCGGGCATCCGGGACTGGGGGGGGCGTTTTGTCGTCGCTATCCCGGCGCTGCAAATCAACTGATGCGCTTCGCGGCAACCGATATAGAGGGCGCGTTCATCGTCGAGCTCGATATCCGATCCGATGAACGCGGCGGTTTCGCCCGGATCTTTTGTGGTGAAGAATTTGCTGCCGCCGGCATCGATTTTAGGCCGATGCAGGTCAACCTGTCCCGCAACACCGCGGGCCACACGCTTCGTGGGCTCCATACCCAGGATATACGGTACGCCGAAGCAAAGCTCGTGCAGTGTGTCCGAGGGCGGATTTTCGATGTTGCGGTCGATGTCCGGTCAGGATCGCCGACGTACGGTCACGTCGTCACGGTCGATCTCGCGGCAACCGGCAACCGGCTGTTCTTCATTCCCCCGGGCTGCGCGCACGGATTTCTGACGCTGACCGCGGATAGCGACCTAGTCTACTACATGGGCACGCCGTTCGTGCGTGACGTCGGAATCGGTTTGCGCTGGGACGATCCGGCCTTTGCAATCGATTGGCCGGCTAGGCCGGCGGTCATCTCCGCGCGCGATGCGACATATCCCGACTTCGTCGCCAATTCGGGTGCGACATGA
- a CDS encoding cephalosporin hydroxylase family protein: MRITLDSDAQTCVVEADGATISHDLFSKEAFDIVADQWVRLGWVRKYSYGFSWLGRPIIQLPDDMIRIQEAIYEVKPDVIIETGIAHGGSLIFYASIMEMIGHGKVVGLDIDIRQHNREAIEAHTMAKRITMIEGSSTAPDVVEQVRRLVGPDDKVMLILDSDHSRDHVAAELAAYADFVTPGSYILSQDGVMQLVAGMPRTGSDWATNNPITAVKAFLARRADFELANPPRRFDETESTPECSHHPVGWLRRKAG; this comes from the coding sequence ATGCGTATTACTCTTGATTCTGACGCCCAGACTTGCGTCGTCGAAGCCGATGGCGCTACGATCAGTCACGACCTGTTTTCCAAGGAAGCCTTCGACATAGTCGCCGACCAGTGGGTCCGGCTGGGCTGGGTCCGGAAATACTCCTATGGCTTCTCGTGGCTGGGCCGCCCGATCATCCAGCTTCCAGATGACATGATCCGCATCCAGGAGGCAATTTACGAAGTAAAGCCCGACGTCATCATCGAAACCGGCATCGCGCATGGAGGGTCGCTGATTTTTTATGCCAGCATCATGGAGATGATCGGGCACGGCAAGGTAGTCGGCCTCGACATTGACATCCGCCAGCATAACCGCGAGGCGATCGAGGCGCACACAATGGCAAAGCGCATCACTATGATCGAGGGCAGTTCGACGGCGCCCGACGTCGTTGAGCAGGTTCGCCGGTTGGTCGGTCCGGACGACAAGGTTATGCTGATCCTCGATTCCGATCACTCGCGCGATCATGTTGCCGCCGAACTGGCCGCCTATGCCGACTTCGTCACGCCTGGGTCGTACATTCTGTCCCAGGACGGCGTGATGCAGCTCGTTGCCGGAATGCCGCGTACCGGCAGCGACTGGGCGACGAACAATCCCATCACCGCGGTCAAGGCATTCCTTGCGCGCCGCGCCGACTTCGAACTGGCCAATCCGCCGCGCCGGTTCGACGAGACCGAAAGCACGCCCGAATGTTCGCATCACCCGGTCGGCTGGTTGCGCCGAAAGGCTGGATGA
- a CDS encoding oligosaccharide flippase family protein, producing MLDSVVNQAAAGRHRHRNATAMDLEFSLAMAVKRNILANYIGQATTSLLGIVFVPVYISYLSIEAYGLVGLFAVIQVWMSLLDLGMTPTLAREMALFKNDAESTQTIRDLLRSLEIVFISLAFAIALSIAVAAPYLATHWINRGHLSQATVTHALTIMSLVIALRFLEGIYRSALVGLQQQVWLNSASVALAGLRAPGAIAILAFVSPTIEAFFVWQGVISLLTIGLFAAKVHYALPAAPRPARFSMGVLISIRRFAGGMFLLALLSVMLTQVDKLLLSRLLPLGQFGVYMLASTVTGSIYLIVGPITQAIYPAFVRLASSNDIGHLSRKYHAAAQLVTLLLAPPVALLTAYPKAIFFVWSNNAQLATQTGPLLAVLAVGTFLNGLMHVPHQLQLAYGWTRLSIASNILAIALLMPALFWSVPRYGAIAAAMIWLVLNASYLVCQMPVMHRRLLPGELRAWYLNDVALPILGTVIVAGLALLIRPDAIGNRFEWLVFLVVLAGLTLSASLLLTATVRHQLFLAIRVVRANWTRRESLEQR from the coding sequence TTGCTCGACAGCGTCGTCAACCAGGCAGCCGCCGGCCGCCATAGGCACCGTAATGCTACAGCGATGGATCTGGAGTTTAGCCTAGCCATGGCCGTCAAGAGAAATATACTCGCAAACTACATCGGGCAGGCGACGACGTCATTGCTAGGCATCGTCTTCGTTCCGGTCTACATTAGCTATCTCAGCATCGAGGCCTATGGTTTGGTCGGGCTTTTTGCCGTGATCCAGGTCTGGATGTCTCTTCTCGATCTCGGCATGACGCCGACGCTCGCGCGTGAAATGGCGCTGTTCAAAAACGATGCAGAGAGCACGCAGACAATCCGGGACCTGCTGCGCAGCCTCGAGATCGTCTTCATCAGCTTGGCGTTCGCAATCGCGCTGTCGATCGCCGTTGCCGCCCCCTATCTGGCGACGCACTGGATCAATCGTGGGCATCTCTCGCAAGCGACGGTGACTCACGCGCTGACTATTATGTCGCTCGTTATCGCCTTGCGTTTCCTCGAAGGGATTTATCGGAGCGCACTCGTCGGGCTCCAGCAGCAGGTGTGGCTCAACAGCGCCAGCGTCGCGCTCGCCGGGCTGCGGGCGCCGGGCGCTATCGCCATACTCGCGTTTGTCTCGCCGACCATAGAGGCGTTCTTCGTCTGGCAGGGCGTGATCTCCCTGCTGACCATCGGACTATTCGCGGCGAAGGTTCATTACGCCCTGCCCGCCGCGCCGCGCCCGGCCCGCTTTTCAATGGGCGTGTTGATCAGCATCCGGCGTTTTGCCGGCGGAATGTTCCTGTTGGCGCTACTGTCGGTGATGCTGACCCAGGTCGATAAACTGCTGCTGTCGCGCCTGCTGCCTCTCGGACAGTTCGGCGTGTACATGCTGGCTTCCACGGTTACCGGCTCAATCTATCTGATTGTCGGACCGATAACGCAGGCGATCTATCCAGCCTTCGTCCGGCTGGCCAGCTCGAACGACATTGGCCACCTCAGCCGGAAATATCATGCGGCAGCGCAGCTCGTCACGTTGTTGCTGGCCCCTCCGGTTGCGCTGCTTACGGCCTATCCTAAGGCAATATTCTTCGTCTGGTCCAATAACGCGCAACTCGCGACGCAAACCGGGCCTTTGCTAGCGGTTCTGGCCGTCGGCACGTTTCTCAACGGTCTGATGCACGTCCCTCATCAACTCCAGCTCGCCTATGGTTGGACCCGGCTGTCAATCGCGAGCAACATTCTTGCCATCGCGCTGCTGATGCCGGCGCTGTTCTGGAGCGTGCCGCGATACGGAGCCATAGCTGCGGCGATGATTTGGTTGGTGCTCAACGCGTCGTACCTGGTCTGCCAAATGCCGGTGATGCATCGCCGCCTGTTGCCCGGCGAGCTTCGCGCCTGGTACCTTAACGATGTCGCGCTGCCGATCCTCGGCACCGTAATCGTCGCCGGCCTGGCTCTGCTCATCCGCCCGGACGCGATCGGCAACCGTTTCGAATGGCTAGTGTTTCTAGTCGTGCTGGCCGGGTTGACGCTGTCTGCCTCGCTGCTTTTGACAGCAACTGTTCGACATCAACTTTTTCTGGCCATTCGGGTGGTCCGGGCCAACTGGACACGCCGCGAGAGTCTCGAGCAACGATGA
- a CDS encoding class I SAM-dependent methyltransferase, with protein sequence MTIPPACLGCGAPLTRTWVDLGRQPLSNNFISLEDAGRAEAVYPLHARVCDVCLLVQVDSVVPPDAIFNKDYAYFSSFSDSWLAHCRGYVADMVERFELNAGSRVIEIASNDGYMLQYFVERGIPVLGIEPSLNTARAAEARGVRTETVFFGTATARDLAERGEAADLIAAKNVMAHVPDINDFVAGIPILLKPEGVFTVEFPHLLTTIEGVQFDTIYHEHFTYLSLLAVEVVFRRAGLRIFDVERLGTHGGSLRVFACRADAAHTRTARVETVRQAEIAAGLDRPEGYAGFDAKARRVRDDLLDFLRMAKAEGKTVIGYGAAAKGNTLLNYCGVDPGLLPLIVDLSPAKQNKLAPGSRVPVGTPQNLIEARPEYVLILPWNLRPEIERQMAGIRDWGGRFVVAIPALQIN encoded by the coding sequence ATGACTATTCCACCCGCATGTCTCGGCTGCGGCGCGCCGCTAACCCGGACCTGGGTCGATCTTGGCCGGCAACCGCTGTCGAACAACTTCATCTCGCTTGAGGATGCCGGCCGGGCAGAGGCGGTCTATCCGCTCCATGCGCGCGTTTGCGACGTCTGCCTTCTCGTCCAGGTCGACTCGGTCGTGCCGCCCGACGCGATCTTCAACAAGGATTATGCCTACTTCTCGTCCTTCTCCGACAGCTGGCTGGCGCATTGCCGCGGCTACGTCGCCGATATGGTAGAACGCTTCGAACTGAATGCTGGCAGCCGGGTCATCGAAATCGCCAGCAATGACGGCTACATGCTCCAGTATTTCGTGGAGCGCGGCATCCCGGTGCTGGGTATCGAACCCAGTCTGAACACCGCGCGCGCCGCCGAAGCCCGTGGCGTCCGCACCGAGACGGTCTTCTTCGGCACGGCAACGGCCCGTGACCTCGCGGAGCGCGGCGAGGCTGCTGACCTGATCGCTGCGAAAAACGTCATGGCGCATGTGCCCGACATCAACGATTTTGTTGCGGGGATTCCAATCCTGCTCAAGCCGGAAGGCGTCTTCACAGTCGAATTCCCACACCTGCTGACGACGATCGAAGGTGTGCAGTTCGACACAATCTATCACGAGCATTTCACTTATCTGTCCCTGCTCGCCGTTGAAGTCGTCTTTCGCCGCGCCGGCTTGCGCATTTTCGACGTCGAGCGGCTCGGCACGCACGGAGGCTCGCTTCGCGTCTTCGCCTGTCGGGCGGACGCCGCGCATACGAGAACGGCACGCGTCGAGACCGTCCGTCAGGCTGAGATCGCTGCCGGGCTCGATCGGCCCGAAGGCTATGCCGGATTCGACGCTAAGGCACGCAGGGTTCGCGACGACCTGCTGGACTTCCTCCGTATGGCAAAAGCCGAGGGCAAGACGGTCATCGGCTACGGAGCAGCGGCAAAGGGCAATACCCTCCTCAACTACTGTGGCGTCGATCCCGGCCTGTTGCCACTGATCGTAGACCTTAGTCCGGCCAAGCAGAACAAGCTGGCGCCGGGCAGCCGGGTCCCAGTAGGCACACCGCAAAATCTGATCGAGGCGCGCCCCGAATACGTGCTTATCCTGCCATGGAACCTCCGGCCCGAGATCGAGCGACAGATGGCGGGCATCCGGGACTGGGGGGGGCGTTTTGTCGTCGCTATCCCGGCGCTGCAAATCAACTGA
- a CDS encoding NAD(P)-dependent oxidoreductase produces MTCVLVTGGSGFVGRAVVPLLIAAGHDVHLLTREGAPVAGCNVHRADLLGAVPDIIKDIAADTMLHLAWYAKPGAFWHAPENLDWVAASLRLVRAFAAGGGKRLVGVGTCAEYDWGFLELDEVRTPLRPHTLYGTAKASLYQLLATAATPLDLSFGWARIFYPYGPHEQAGRLLSSLVDGARAGSAIACTSGWQSRDFMHVDDVARALVAFLSGDVTGAVNIAQGRVVRVRDFIETASALAGGSELVRLGARATQAGEPIYMGASVARLRDEVGFVPVYDLAAGIADAVARRLQSAGRPVAVDDAGR; encoded by the coding sequence ATGACGTGTGTCCTGGTAACCGGTGGCAGCGGCTTCGTCGGTCGCGCCGTAGTGCCGCTGCTCATTGCCGCAGGCCATGACGTTCATCTGCTTACGCGTGAGGGCGCGCCCGTTGCAGGGTGCAACGTGCACCGTGCCGACCTGCTCGGCGCAGTGCCCGACATTATCAAGGACATCGCCGCCGACACCATGCTTCACCTCGCCTGGTACGCCAAGCCAGGGGCGTTCTGGCACGCGCCTGAAAATCTTGACTGGGTCGCTGCATCGTTGCGACTGGTGCGTGCTTTTGCGGCGGGCGGCGGCAAGCGGCTGGTCGGCGTCGGCACGTGCGCGGAATATGACTGGGGCTTTCTTGAGCTTGACGAAGTCCGCACGCCGTTGCGTCCGCACACGCTTTATGGAACCGCCAAGGCGTCACTTTACCAGCTGCTGGCAACCGCAGCGACGCCGCTCGATCTGTCGTTTGGCTGGGCCAGGATCTTTTATCCCTATGGTCCGCACGAGCAGGCCGGCCGCCTGCTCAGCAGTCTCGTAGATGGTGCCCGTGCCGGTTCGGCCATCGCCTGCACGTCCGGGTGGCAATCGCGCGATTTCATGCACGTCGACGATGTTGCCAGGGCGCTGGTGGCTTTCTTGTCGGGCGATGTCACTGGAGCCGTCAATATTGCACAAGGCCGGGTGGTCCGGGTCCGTGACTTTATCGAGACGGCGTCGGCCCTCGCTGGCGGCAGCGAACTCGTTCGCCTGGGCGCGCGCGCGACCCAAGCCGGAGAGCCGATCTACATGGGCGCAAGCGTGGCGAGGCTGCGCGACGAGGTCGGCTTTGTTCCGGTTTATGATCTTGCCGCCGGCATCGCCGATGCAGTCGCCCGGCGGCTTCAGTCCGCCGGGCGACCGGTTGCGGTCGACGATGCCGGTCGCTAA
- the rfbG gene encoding CDP-glucose 4,6-dehydratase produces MTGHTGFKGSWMSLWLERLGATVHGYALAPDHVPDLFSRLSPFEHGHSTIADLADRAALAGAVTAADPTVIIHMAAQPLVRRSYDDPVETFATNIMGTVNVLEAARHCARLRAVLVVTTDKVYRNEGDGVAFVEADRLGGSDPYSASKACCELVTASYAQSFLAKSDVQVATARAGNVVGGGDWSVDRLVPDVWRAIHAGRTLELRYPTATRPWQHVLDPVAGYLLYAEHLSGVRKVAETLNFGPHRDDSRISVAEVAAIMAASLGSDRPWQSTSGNHPPEMTALALDATAAEHSLGWRPRLAARDALRWTAEWFRGFDAGDDVRRLSLGQLETYEALR; encoded by the coding sequence TTGACCGGGCACACTGGATTCAAAGGGTCGTGGATGTCGCTCTGGCTAGAGCGGCTAGGCGCAACCGTTCATGGCTATGCGCTCGCGCCCGATCACGTTCCCGACCTGTTTTCGAGACTTTCGCCGTTCGAGCATGGGCACTCAACGATCGCCGACCTCGCCGACAGGGCGGCGCTGGCCGGCGCAGTAACTGCCGCCGATCCGACCGTGATCATCCACATGGCGGCACAACCGCTGGTCCGGCGATCCTACGATGACCCTGTCGAGACCTTTGCGACGAACATCATGGGTACCGTCAACGTGCTCGAGGCAGCTCGCCATTGTGCACGCCTGCGGGCAGTGCTCGTTGTCACGACCGACAAGGTTTATCGTAACGAGGGCGACGGCGTCGCGTTCGTGGAGGCTGATCGTCTAGGCGGCAGCGACCCTTATTCGGCGTCCAAGGCGTGCTGCGAGCTCGTGACCGCGAGCTATGCCCAAAGCTTTCTTGCGAAGTCGGATGTCCAGGTGGCGACGGCCCGGGCCGGCAATGTCGTTGGCGGCGGCGACTGGTCAGTCGACCGGCTCGTACCCGACGTATGGCGGGCGATCCACGCTGGGCGAACGCTTGAATTGCGCTATCCCACAGCGACGCGTCCCTGGCAGCATGTGCTCGACCCGGTCGCAGGCTATTTGCTGTACGCAGAGCATCTGTCAGGCGTGAGAAAGGTTGCAGAGACGCTGAATTTCGGACCCCACCGGGACGATAGCCGTATCAGCGTCGCCGAAGTTGCGGCGATCATGGCGGCAAGTCTGGGTTCCGACCGGCCGTGGCAGAGCACGTCCGGCAACCATCCTCCTGAGATGACGGCATTGGCGTTGGATGCAACCGCTGCTGAACACTCGCTGGGTTGGCGTCCCAGGCTCGCCGCCCGCGATGCTTTGCGCTGGACCGCCGAGTGGTTCCGCGGCTTCGATGCCGGCGACGACGTTCGCCGGCTTTCGCTCGGCCAGCTCGAAACATACGAGGCGCTTCGATGA
- a CDS encoding glycosyltransferase, producing MLIQEERISGLSPASDLGPVPKISIGVPVYNGADTIARALDSLLAQEFTDFELIISDNASTDGTLEIVRAYSATDQRIRLIEQPVNRGALANFAFVLNAAVGEYFVWAASDDIRSSDYLRVNYDFLVSHPEYVASTSPTVFDEQLLAPLVDGGGILGAADLGARIISFLAIVHDNSCFYALIRRELLKAAMSPIAWYLGFDWTIILRVVSAGPIALLDQGSVVRGSRGMSSNPSYIMTSSRVRKINWIFPFFDFSLAALRCARRTSWRDRLTIAYLLLRWNYRAFRAQLSLGLSNWRSLSRTVSI from the coding sequence TTGCTGATTCAAGAAGAAAGGATTTCCGGATTGTCGCCAGCCTCGGACCTCGGCCCCGTTCCAAAGATCAGCATTGGTGTACCGGTCTATAACGGGGCAGACACGATCGCTCGGGCACTTGACTCGCTTCTGGCTCAAGAATTCACCGACTTTGAATTGATCATCTCGGATAACGCATCGACCGACGGAACCTTAGAAATAGTGCGCGCTTATTCAGCGACGGACCAGCGTATTCGTCTGATCGAACAGCCGGTCAATCGGGGTGCCTTGGCGAATTTTGCATTCGTCCTTAATGCGGCGGTCGGAGAATATTTTGTCTGGGCAGCATCAGACGATATTAGGTCGAGCGACTATCTTCGTGTCAATTATGATTTTCTGGTTTCTCACCCCGAATATGTCGCATCGACGTCCCCGACCGTGTTCGATGAGCAACTGCTCGCACCACTTGTCGACGGGGGCGGTATACTCGGTGCCGCTGACCTAGGTGCGCGAATAATATCGTTTCTCGCGATCGTCCATGACAACAGCTGTTTTTATGCGCTCATCCGCCGTGAGTTGCTAAAAGCAGCAATGTCGCCGATTGCATGGTATTTGGGCTTCGATTGGACGATAATCCTTCGGGTTGTCTCCGCCGGGCCAATCGCGCTGCTAGATCAGGGCTCAGTTGTCCGAGGCAGTCGAGGGATGAGCTCCAATCCGAGCTACATTATGACCTCATCTCGGGTCCGCAAGATCAACTGGATATTCCCCTTCTTTGACTTTAGCCTGGCGGCGTTGCGCTGCGCGCGGAGGACTTCTTGGCGTGATCGCCTCACGATCGCTTACTTATTGCTACGATGGAATTATCGGGCTTTCCGTGCCCAGCTCTCGCTGGGGTTGTCTAATTGGCGCTCTTTATCCAGAACAGTTTCGATCTGA
- the gmd gene encoding GDP-mannose 4,6-dehydratase — MRTAIITGITGQDGAYLARQLLAEGTKVVGTFRRTSSANFWRITELGIRDHCNLRLVEHDLVDPGATMSLVSAIEPDEIYNLAAQSFVGVSFQQPTATAMITGLGALNLLEAIRLINSKVRFYQASTSEMFGKVQAIPQDETTPFYPRSPYGVAKLYAHWMTINYRESYGIHGSCGILFNHESPLRGLEFVTRKITDAVARIKLGKLDTLALGNMDAKRDWGFAEDYVDGMIRILRANTADAYVLATNRTETVRDFVRLAFRAVGVDLEFRGSGDTEIAVDKATGRTVVCVDPAFYRPAEVELLIGNPARAKAELGWEATTSLETLCQLMVDADLRRVTAGVSF; from the coding sequence ATGCGTACCGCAATCATTACCGGTATTACGGGTCAGGACGGCGCGTATTTGGCTCGACAGCTACTTGCTGAAGGCACCAAGGTGGTCGGCACCTTTCGCCGGACCAGTTCGGCAAATTTTTGGCGTATCACCGAGCTTGGAATCCGCGATCATTGCAATCTGCGCCTGGTCGAGCATGACCTCGTCGATCCAGGTGCCACCATGTCACTGGTATCCGCCATTGAGCCGGACGAGATCTATAATCTGGCAGCGCAGAGCTTCGTCGGAGTGTCGTTTCAGCAACCAACTGCAACCGCGATGATCACCGGGCTGGGCGCTTTAAACCTTCTCGAAGCGATCCGCCTGATCAATTCCAAGGTCCGGTTTTACCAAGCGTCGACGTCGGAGATGTTCGGCAAGGTACAGGCAATTCCACAGGACGAAACCACGCCCTTCTACCCGCGCAGTCCCTATGGCGTTGCCAAGTTATATGCTCATTGGATGACCATCAACTACCGGGAGTCTTATGGCATCCACGGTTCGTGCGGCATCCTTTTCAATCATGAATCACCGCTGCGCGGACTGGAATTCGTAACCCGAAAGATCACAGATGCGGTGGCACGGATCAAGCTCGGCAAGCTCGATACGCTGGCCCTCGGTAATATGGATGCCAAGCGCGACTGGGGCTTCGCTGAGGATTATGTCGACGGCATGATACGAATTTTGCGCGCCAACACGGCGGACGCCTATGTCCTGGCTACCAATCGCACCGAAACCGTCCGCGACTTTGTCCGCCTGGCGTTCCGCGCCGTTGGCGTGGATCTCGAATTTCGGGGCAGCGGGGACACGGAAATAGCCGTAGATAAGGCAACCGGCCGGACTGTGGTGTGCGTCGATCCGGCGTTCTACCGCCCGGCCGAGGTCGAGTTGCTGATCGGCAACCCGGCGCGGGCGAAGGCCGAACTTGGCTGGGAGGCGACGACCAGCCTGGAGACATTGTGCCAGCTGATGGTTGATGCTGACCTGCGCCGCGTGACTGCCGGGGTCTCATTCTGA
- the rfbF gene encoding glucose-1-phosphate cytidylyltransferase — protein sequence MRAVILAGGLGTRISEETHLKPKPMVEIGGKPILWHIMKIYSAHGVNEFVICCGYRGYMIKEYFQNYFLHMSDVTFDMTANTMEVHHKKAEPWRVTLVDTGEDTLTGGRLKRVAPYIENEEAFCFTYGDGVADIDIAASIEFHRQHGKWATVTAVQPPGRYGALKLDGSTVSGFLEKPLGDGGYINGGFFVLSPKCLDYITDDMSSWEGAPLAEIAALGELQAFTHRGFWQPMDTLRDKNLLEELWQAGRAPWKAWR from the coding sequence ATGAGGGCAGTGATTCTCGCTGGGGGACTTGGAACGCGAATCTCGGAAGAGACCCATCTCAAACCCAAGCCAATGGTCGAAATCGGCGGAAAGCCGATCCTGTGGCACATCATGAAAATCTACTCGGCGCATGGCGTCAATGAGTTCGTGATTTGCTGCGGCTACCGCGGCTATATGATTAAGGAATACTTCCAAAATTACTTCTTGCACATGTCGGACGTGACGTTCGATATGACGGCGAACACAATGGAAGTTCACCACAAGAAGGCCGAGCCCTGGCGGGTGACTCTTGTCGATACCGGAGAAGACACGCTGACCGGTGGCCGCCTGAAGCGCGTCGCGCCATATATCGAAAACGAAGAAGCTTTTTGCTTCACCTATGGCGACGGTGTCGCTGACATCGATATCGCTGCATCGATTGAGTTTCACCGCCAGCACGGTAAATGGGCGACGGTAACAGCCGTTCAGCCGCCGGGGCGTTATGGCGCGCTCAAGCTCGACGGCAGCACCGTCTCGGGATTTCTCGAAAAACCGCTGGGCGACGGTGGCTATATCAACGGCGGCTTCTTCGTGCTGTCGCCGAAATGCCTGGATTACATCACCGATGACATGTCGAGCTGGGAGGGCGCGCCGCTTGCCGAGATCGCCGCGCTTGGCGAACTGCAAGCATTCACGCATCGCGGCTTCTGGCAGCCCATGGACACGCTGCGCGATAAGAACTTGCTCGAGGAGCTGTGGCAGGCGGGCCGGGCGCCGTGGAAGGCTTGGCGTTGA
- a CDS encoding MucR family transcriptional regulator, producing MDKNIPQQNLTELTVELLSAFVANNAVRSDDLPALIASTHAALSGLTATTAEPAASPDQHQPAVTARKSLANRDFIISLIDGKPYKSLKRHLTGHGLTPEEYRARYGLAATYPMVAPGYSDARREVAKRLGLGRKPRAAPVEEAAPAPTPRKPRATT from the coding sequence ATGGATAAAAATATACCACAGCAGAATCTTACCGAGCTGACCGTCGAGCTACTGTCGGCTTTTGTCGCGAACAATGCTGTCCGCAGCGATGACCTGCCCGCATTGATCGCCTCGACCCACGCCGCGCTGTCGGGACTGACGGCAACGACTGCCGAGCCGGCCGCCAGCCCGGACCAGCATCAGCCCGCGGTGACGGCGCGCAAGTCGCTCGCCAATCGCGACTTCATCATCTCGCTGATCGACGGCAAGCCCTACAAGAGCTTGAAGCGTCACCTGACCGGTCACGGCCTGACCCCGGAAGAGTATCGCGCCCGCTACGGCCTCGCCGCTACCTATCCGATGGTTGCGCCGGGCTATTCGGACGCGCGTCGTGAGGTCGCCAAGCGCCTCGGCCTCGGCCGCAAGCCGCGCGCCGCTCCCGTCGAGGAAGCCGCACCTGCACCGACTCCTCGCAAGCCGCGCGCCACCACCTAA